A part of Olleya sp. Bg11-27 genomic DNA contains:
- a CDS encoding phosphatidate cytidylyltransferase — protein MNETLTRALSGFLYVSLLIASLLNQHAFIVLFFVFGFICLMEFCKLIQLKSIVPYIIFIALYFIFGYWQLVLKSDKGLDEATQILQVITLFVQLLLIKDLFSEKTIPLFSSKRYIITTFYLSSGFVFLVLIANHNETFTPVYVLGSFILVWVNDTFAYLVGKNFGKQKLFPSISPKKTVEGFLGGLFFACIASYFIYIFTDQTLTFTHWLILSVIISVFGTLGDLIESKFKRQAKVKDSGVIMPGHGGLMDRFDSMIFAAPFIYLFLRMLNYVS, from the coding sequence ATGAACGAAACCCTTACCAGAGCACTTTCAGGATTCTTATACGTAAGTTTACTAATAGCCTCACTATTAAATCAACACGCTTTTATTGTGTTATTTTTCGTGTTCGGGTTTATCTGTTTAATGGAGTTTTGTAAACTAATCCAACTTAAAAGTATTGTTCCCTATATTATTTTTATAGCCCTTTATTTTATTTTTGGATACTGGCAACTAGTATTAAAGTCCGACAAAGGATTAGATGAGGCCACACAAATACTGCAAGTCATCACCCTTTTTGTTCAACTACTACTAATAAAAGATTTATTTTCCGAAAAAACAATTCCTTTATTTAGCTCTAAACGCTACATAATAACCACCTTTTATTTATCAAGTGGCTTTGTCTTTTTAGTATTAATAGCGAATCACAATGAAACTTTTACACCAGTATATGTTCTAGGATCATTTATATTAGTTTGGGTAAATGACACTTTCGCCTACTTAGTTGGTAAAAATTTTGGTAAACAAAAATTATTCCCAAGTATATCTCCTAAAAAAACAGTGGAAGGCTTTTTAGGTGGTTTATTTTTTGCGTGTATTGCCAGCTATTTTATTTATATCTTTACAGACCAAACACTAACTTTTACGCATTGGTTAATTTTAAGCGTTATAATAAGTGTTTTTGGCACACTTGGAGATTTAATCGAGTCCAAGTTTAAACGCCAAGCAAAAGTTAAAGATAGTGGTGTAATTATGCCAGGTCATGGTGGTT
- the ftsH gene encoding ATP-dependent zinc metalloprotease FtsH: MADKNKKVAPKKPKFNMYWIYGAFIVVIIALNFFTSSSESAIKTSPSQFFDYLRDGDVEKVDIINETTAKVYLTAEAEAKEVHKKSKPTSIFPTTTKLPNYSFQFGDLALFQESIKEINNDLGKEKAAKVTFTIESNTFMEILISFLPFILLIGVWIFIMRRMSSGGGGGAGGQIFNIGKSKAKLFDENSEVKTTFKDVAGLEGAKEEVQEIVDFLKNPEKYTNLGGKIPKGALLVGPPGTGKTLLAKAVAGEAKVPFFSLSGSDFVEMFVGVGASRVRDLFKQAKEKSPAIIFIDEIDAIGRARGKNAMSGSNDERENTLNQLLTEMDGFGTNTNVIVLAATNRADILDGALMRAGRFDRQIHVDLPNLTERKDIFEVHLKPLKKAEGLDVEFLSKQTPGFSGADIANLCNEAALIAARHDKKAVEKQDFLDAVDRIVGGLEKRSNLFSVEEKKTIAYHEAGHATVSWFLEHADPLVKVTIVPRGRSLGAAWYLPQEAFITRTSKFLDEICVTMGGRAAEKIIFNEISTGALSDLENVTKKAKAMVMIYGLNEKVGNITYYDPAGESGFVKPYSEKTSELIDNEIKNIVETEFQRALDLLESKKDVLKKLAERLIEREVIFKDDLEEILGKRPFAEVDRKPSEKIQIENKKEDE, from the coding sequence ATGGCAGATAAAAACAAAAAAGTAGCCCCTAAAAAGCCTAAATTCAATATGTATTGGATTTATGGCGCTTTTATCGTTGTTATAATAGCACTTAATTTTTTTACTAGTAGTTCTGAAAGTGCAATTAAAACCTCACCCTCTCAATTTTTTGATTATTTAAGAGATGGCGATGTTGAAAAAGTTGATATTATTAATGAAACGACAGCTAAGGTTTATTTAACCGCAGAAGCAGAAGCTAAAGAGGTTCATAAAAAATCTAAACCAACGTCTATTTTTCCAACAACGACTAAACTTCCAAATTATTCATTTCAATTTGGTGATTTAGCTTTGTTTCAAGAATCAATAAAAGAGATTAATAACGACCTAGGTAAAGAAAAAGCTGCAAAGGTTACATTTACGATAGAGAGTAATACCTTTATGGAAATCCTTATCAGTTTCCTTCCTTTTATTCTGTTAATTGGTGTTTGGATTTTCATTATGCGTCGCATGTCCTCTGGAGGAGGTGGCGGAGCTGGTGGACAGATTTTTAATATCGGAAAATCAAAGGCTAAACTTTTTGACGAAAACTCTGAAGTAAAAACAACTTTTAAAGATGTTGCAGGATTAGAAGGGGCAAAAGAAGAAGTTCAAGAAATTGTAGACTTCCTAAAAAACCCAGAAAAATACACCAATTTAGGTGGTAAAATCCCAAAAGGAGCCCTTTTAGTAGGACCTCCAGGAACAGGTAAAACATTATTAGCCAAAGCAGTTGCAGGGGAGGCAAAAGTCCCTTTCTTCTCGCTATCAGGTTCTGATTTTGTAGAAATGTTTGTAGGTGTAGGAGCCTCTCGTGTAAGAGACCTATTTAAGCAAGCTAAAGAAAAATCTCCAGCCATTATTTTTATTGATGAGATTGACGCCATTGGTAGAGCTAGAGGAAAAAACGCCATGTCAGGAAGTAATGATGAGCGTGAAAATACATTAAACCAATTACTAACAGAAATGGATGGTTTTGGTACAAACACTAATGTTATTGTTTTAGCTGCAACCAATAGAGCCGATATTTTGGATGGTGCACTAATGCGTGCTGGTCGTTTTGACAGACAGATACATGTTGACTTACCAAATTTAACAGAACGTAAAGATATTTTTGAAGTACACCTTAAGCCCTTGAAAAAAGCAGAAGGTTTAGATGTAGAATTTTTATCTAAACAAACCCCAGGTTTTTCTGGTGCAGATATCGCCAATTTATGTAATGAAGCTGCTTTAATAGCTGCACGACATGATAAAAAAGCAGTTGAAAAACAAGACTTTTTAGATGCTGTAGACCGTATTGTTGGAGGATTAGAAAAACGTAGTAACTTATTTTCTGTTGAAGAGAAAAAGACTATTGCCTATCACGAAGCTGGACACGCTACTGTTAGTTGGTTCTTAGAACATGCTGATCCATTAGTAAAAGTAACGATTGTACCAAGAGGACGTAGCTTAGGAGCTGCATGGTACTTACCACAAGAAGCGTTTATCACTAGAACAAGTAAGTTTTTAGACGAAATCTGTGTAACAATGGGTGGACGTGCAGCAGAAAAGATAATCTTTAACGAGATTTCTACAGGCGCATTAAGTGATTTAGAAAATGTAACCAAAAAAGCAAAAGCTATGGTTATGATTTATGGTCTAAACGAAAAAGTAGGTAACATTACTTATTATGACCCTGCTGGAGAAAGTGGTTTTGTTAAACCATATAGTGAAAAAACATCAGAACTTATTGACAATGAAATAAAGAATATCGTTGAAACAGAATTCCAACGTGCTCTAGATTTATTAGAGTCTAAGAAAGATGTTTTAAAGAAGTTAGCAGAACGACTAATCGAAAGAGAAGTTATATTTAAAGATGATTTAGAAGAAATCTTAGGTAAACGCCCGTTTGCTGAAGTTGACAGAAAGCCATCTGAAAAGATACAAATCGAAAACAAAAAAGAGGACGAGTAA
- a CDS encoding LUD domain-containing protein, with product MSLFRKFFSSKSQKEKEVLKSDERGRYMPTQEIPIDESFTINFKKNGGKFLYCDSLDEVYDNLNNIILENNWEETSAFFYDTNLKEKFKSSQLKVSTTLSECTYFITTCENLIANDGSLLVCSNQLAEKKLNEFPNNVIVFATTSQIVSNIGEGLREIKHKNTSRIPTNITTIKHFKLQEEKDFLSYGSSAKNLYLLLLEDL from the coding sequence ATGAGTCTATTTAGAAAATTTTTCAGTTCTAAATCTCAAAAAGAAAAAGAGGTATTAAAGTCTGACGAAAGAGGCAGGTACATGCCTACCCAAGAAATACCTATCGATGAAAGTTTTACCATAAATTTCAAAAAAAATGGTGGTAAATTCTTGTATTGTGATTCATTGGACGAAGTGTATGACAACCTGAATAATATCATCCTTGAAAACAACTGGGAAGAGACGTCTGCATTTTTCTATGATACTAATTTAAAAGAGAAATTCAAATCCTCTCAACTTAAGGTAAGCACGACTTTATCAGAATGCACCTATTTTATAACAACTTGTGAAAATTTAATTGCTAACGATGGCTCGTTATTAGTCTGTTCCAATCAATTAGCGGAGAAGAAGCTTAACGAATTCCCTAATAATGTAATCGTTTTTGCCACTACAAGTCAAATTGTTTCTAATATAGGCGAAGGACTAAGAGAAATCAAACACAAAAACACCAGTAGGATACCTACAAACATCACCACAATCAAACATTTTAAATTACAAGAGGAAAAAGATTTTTTATCTTACGGAAGCAGTGCAAAAAACCTATATTTGTTGCTTTTAGAAGACCTTTAG